One Thermodesulfobacteriota bacterium DNA window includes the following coding sequences:
- the cls gene encoding cardiolipin synthase, producing MELLKPTLTILIPAIEILGILTAMHAILFIRSAQGAIAWAITLVVVPWIALPLYWVLGRNKFFGYIESLRAGNIQSHHQLDRTIKRMERYASPMDGNQIGINAGDEVYASLAGIPFTGNNTAELLINGRATFDAMFRRMDAARHYLLLEFFIVRDDEIGTRLQELLIRKSAEGVKIFFLYDEIGSRNLSDKYIERLRDAGVEIYPFFTTRGWYNRFQINFRNHRKIVVVDGQTGFVGGHNVGDEYLGRKKKYGAWRDTHVMVEGPVVLGVQLAFAADWFWAVRRKLEIAWNVHPAPAGGMNILPLATDPSQSLDTCLLMFLHAILSARDRVWIASPYFVPDNAIINALQVAALKGVDVRIILPGRPDKKILYLASFSFFPALLSVPGITVYRYSPGFMHQKVMIIDDHTAIIGSANFDNRSFYLNFEMNLVIKNREFTTRVERMLQDDIGHSRQVIYPSKKTSLLFKLMVRLSSLFSPIL from the coding sequence TTGGAACTGCTGAAACCGACCCTGACAATCCTTATCCCCGCCATCGAAATTCTGGGTATCCTCACCGCCATGCACGCCATCCTCTTTATCCGGTCCGCCCAGGGCGCCATCGCCTGGGCCATTACCCTGGTGGTCGTGCCCTGGATCGCCCTTCCCCTTTACTGGGTTCTGGGTCGCAACAAGTTCTTCGGCTATATCGAGTCCCTGCGGGCGGGTAATATCCAGTCCCATCACCAGCTTGACCGGACCATCAAACGGATGGAACGGTATGCCAGCCCCATGGACGGGAACCAGATTGGAATAAACGCCGGTGACGAAGTATACGCCAGTCTGGCCGGCATTCCCTTTACCGGCAACAATACCGCCGAACTGCTGATCAACGGCCGGGCAACCTTTGACGCCATGTTCCGCCGCATGGACGCAGCCAGGCACTACCTGCTCCTGGAATTTTTCATTGTCCGTGACGATGAGATCGGCACCAGGCTTCAGGAACTGCTGATCCGGAAATCAGCGGAAGGCGTCAAAATTTTTTTTCTCTACGACGAAATCGGGTCCCGTAACCTTTCCGACAAATATATAGAAAGGCTTCGGGACGCCGGCGTGGAGATTTACCCCTTCTTTACCACCCGGGGATGGTATAACCGGTTTCAGATCAATTTCCGCAATCACCGTAAAATCGTGGTGGTGGACGGACAGACCGGCTTTGTGGGCGGCCACAACGTTGGCGATGAATACCTGGGCAGAAAGAAAAAATACGGGGCCTGGCGAGACACCCATGTCATGGTCGAAGGCCCGGTTGTACTGGGCGTCCAGCTGGCCTTTGCCGCCGACTGGTTCTGGGCGGTCCGCAGAAAACTGGAAATCGCCTGGAATGTGCATCCGGCCCCGGCAGGCGGGATGAATATTCTGCCCCTGGCCACGGACCCCAGCCAGTCGCTCGACACCTGTCTGCTCATGTTTCTGCACGCCATCCTCTCGGCCAGAGACCGCGTCTGGATCGCCAGCCCCTATTTCGTCCCCGATAACGCCATCATCAACGCTTTGCAGGTGGCTGCTCTAAAAGGCGTGGATGTCCGCATCATTCTTCCCGGCCGGCCGGACAAAAAAATCCTCTACCTGGCTTCGTTCTCCTTCTTCCCGGCCTTGCTGTCCGTTCCCGGCATCACGGTCTACCGGTATTCTCCCGGATTCATGCACCAGAAAGTCATGATCATCGATGACCATACGGCCATCATCGGCAGCGCCAATTTCGACAACCGCTCTTTCTATCTGAACTTTGAAATGAACCTGGTCATCAAAAACAGGGAATTTACGACCCGGGTGGAAAGAATGCTGCAAGACGATATCGGGCACAGCCGCCAGGTCATCTATCCGAGCAAGAAGACGTCGCTCCTGTTCAAGCTGATGGTGAGGCTGTCCAGCCTTTTTTCACCGATCCTGTAA
- the sppA gene encoding signal peptide peptidase SppA → MCKKIISIDEKPGFLKAVVLAIFGTALFLSTAGCLPGIKLQPDATVPLREYTLEGTGREKVAVININGMITDKTEEKFMSGKEPSMLQETIAQLKLAEKDPDVKAVVLKINSPGGTITASDILYHRILQYKKATGATIIAALMDVAASGGYYIALPADQIIAHPTTVTGSVGVIFVTPQVYELLDKIGVGVNARVSGRNKDMGSPFRAATEEEDAIFNALIRYYADRFMSLVKLHRDGRGLTVENVETARIFTADGALSAGLIDRIGYLEEAIAAARQMSGLPANARVVVYRRTAYPNDTIYNSLSAQYEGNGPALVNVDLLNALPVCEAGFYYLWWPRAP, encoded by the coding sequence ATGTGTAAAAAAATTATATCCATCGACGAAAAACCCGGTTTTCTGAAGGCCGTTGTTCTGGCCATCTTCGGAACCGCCCTTTTTCTTTCAACCGCCGGATGCCTTCCGGGCATCAAACTTCAGCCCGACGCCACCGTCCCTTTGAGGGAATACACCCTGGAAGGAACCGGCCGGGAAAAAGTGGCCGTCATTAACATCAATGGCATGATTACGGACAAGACCGAAGAAAAATTCATGTCCGGTAAAGAACCGAGCATGCTTCAGGAGACCATCGCCCAGTTGAAACTGGCGGAAAAGGATCCGGACGTCAAGGCGGTAGTGTTGAAAATCAACTCCCCCGGCGGCACCATCACCGCCAGTGATATTTTGTATCACCGCATCCTGCAATACAAGAAAGCCACCGGCGCGACGATTATCGCGGCCCTGATGGACGTGGCGGCCTCGGGGGGATATTACATTGCCCTGCCGGCCGATCAGATCATTGCCCATCCCACCACCGTTACCGGTTCCGTGGGCGTGATCTTCGTTACGCCTCAGGTCTATGAACTGCTGGACAAGATCGGCGTCGGCGTCAATGCCCGCGTTTCCGGGCGGAACAAGGACATGGGTTCTCCCTTCCGCGCGGCCACAGAAGAAGAGGACGCTATTTTCAACGCCCTGATCCGCTATTACGCGGATCGGTTTATGTCCCTGGTCAAACTGCATCGCGACGGCCGCGGACTGACCGTTGAGAATGTGGAGACCGCCCGTATTTTCACTGCCGACGGGGCCCTGTCGGCGGGCCTGATCGACCGCATCGGCTATCTGGAAGAGGCCATCGCCGCGGCCAGACAAATGTCCGGTCTGCCGGCCAACGCCCGGGTGGTGGTCTACCGCCGGACCGCCTATCCCAACGACACCATCTACAACTCGCTGTCGGCCCAGTATGAAGGCAACGGCCCGGCGCTTGTCAACGTGGACCTTTTGAATGCCCTGCCCGTTTGCGAAGCCGGATTCTATTATCTGTGGTGGCCGAGAGCGCCGTAA